TCTATACCCCGTGCGTAGGGGAGGAGGCAGAAGAAAAAACTGTTTTGCAGATAGCGGCAATTAGTGGCAGATCAAAAAGAAATTTGACACAGAAATCCAGCCTATTCcaatagaaacaaaaaaaacgagggggaacgttgtgagttactgcggacaccgcaactctacagttatacccgatactaagtcagtatggctctcctccggcagaagccgctaatattaaacgacacgacaaagagtgcgagagagacagaaaatcagtctgagcgtgacgtcgggcgctgcgtagccactggcaggcagggggtggggcgaaattttgagatatacgttttaaagtgagatctaacaggagtgcggataccaaatttggttactctagccttaatagtctctgagatttgtggatgccccagattttcgtcctttgcgggggcggaagggggtgtggcgaaattttgacataaaacggtcaaggtccgatatcacaggagtgtggataacaaatttggttgctctagctcttatagtctttgagcactaggcgctgaagaggacggacagacggacagacggacggacggacggacggacagacggacagacagacatggctcaatccactcggctattgatactgatcaagaatatatatactttatggggtcggaaacgattccttctggacgttacacacatccacttttaccacaaatctaatataccccaatactttgagtatcgggtataattagtGAATATAAGTAAAAAAAGTTAAAATTAACAAATGTTAAGATAAAAAAAACACGTTGAATGTATGTAAATTTATCTAGGTTTATTCCTGCGTCAACAGTTGAAGGTCCTGAGCGTCATCGACAACCAGACCTACGAGCCCCTCAAGGAGGTCACCATTGGCGGCATCATTGTATTCCAGCACAGCGGCAAAGTTGAGGAACAGGAACTCGTCGAACCCGTGGCTGCCTTCGGTCCAATGAACGATGAGGAGAAGGAGCCCGAGCCCCCAGAGCCCTTCGAATACATTGAAGACTAAATGGGCATGTTGTTCGTCATTATTTAAGTatatttgttttgaattttCAGTTTTGGTATAAGTATATCTACTAAACACAAATAATTGCATACGCCGATTTAACGCTAATCCTAATTGTAATAAAATAAATGGTGTAATATTGAAGTCCGATTTGCCgtgtgtggcgaaatttaAGTACATTTCAATTAGATTAAAGAAATTAGAGCTGTTGAAACGTCGAAACATTGTCATCGATGTTTGGATGTACTTTGCAGACATCGATGATTTTCCTAATTATTAGGTGTTTCTTTTGGCACAACTTTTGAAATGTGTTGCTGACACGAAAGTAAAATTTTAGACCCTTCTGGAGCTTGGAACTTTTCGCACATATTGCAAAGCAGTTCCAGATTTCTGTGGAAGAGACATTAGATTCGATCATATTAGATTTGTTAGAATGTTATAAATGTTAGAAAAAGATAGGACTTACAATGCTCTTTTGGAAATCTCGCAACTGCTGCATATCAGTTGGCTGCACTTATTGCAGGATGCACTGCATTTTGTGCAGGTGAACTCCGCGCAGGTGCTGCATGTAAGTTTGTCTGCATGGCAGCAGAGTGTTAAAGCAGGAGCGTTGGAGGAGCTCCTGTTAGCCTTAGTCTTCTTTTTTAGCTCATACTTCTTTGATTGTATGTTGTTATAGAAATTTACACGATTTTGTCTCCCGCAGGTCCAATTGGAAGTCATTTCATTCGGAAATAACTCGGTTATTTCGTCTACAAgctggcgaaattttgacatgGTTAACTTTAAATTTTGTTCCGAATAAAACGCCGTAATAGCTTTTCTTATTATCTTCCTGTCTCCAGGCGTCAATGGCTCCTCTTTAACTTTTTTTAAAAGTGATATACACTTTGCTTTAAGGAGTATCCCGTAAACGTTTATAATCAGCTCCACCGTCCGCACTGACGACACGCTGGCTACGTCGTGCCTTGGGGTTACAATTCCACTCCATTCTCCTATTTCGGAGTCTGAGCCAGAGTCGTCTTTCGGTGGCGTTTTAGGTGTTGGAGGCATTCTTTTGATATAATGATCTGGACTTATGGAGGGAGTTTGTGGAGGCGGACTATTAGGTGGCTTTGGTGGACTATTTGGACTATTAGGCTTTGGCGGAAAATTTGGTGGCTTTGGTGGAAAATTTGGTGGCTTCGGTGGACTTTCGTGTTCGCTGGGTTCATACGTTTCTTTCTTTCGTTTTGCATCTCCTCCTTCCTCTGTAATCCACTCCCAAATTGTGCATTTTACTTTCATCTTGGTGGCGCAAAGGTAAGCGAAGGAACAAGTTGATAGTGGGGTCACTTTACACGATAGCTGTAAgctaaacacaaacacacccaCGCTTTCAAAAGAGGCCGCCAGCTATTCCTGCGGTTTTGGATAAACAATTAAACTCTATTTACAAACTGCGAGAAGACCTGCCTCCTTACCTGCTTTTCAATTGTGCCGTTAGCCTATCGAAGTGAGTGttatttaataatttgtttaaaaTCCAACTTGGGACGCCACCAATACTACATCATTGTCCCGTTAACGGCTTATCCGTCCCGTTTGTGTTTTCTAGTGATCTCTGATGGTTATCTGCGCGGTAAAGCCGTAAAGCTTTTCCTCCCACGCTGTCGCTGGTGGCTAGCTCTTTCTCCGGTCCGACGTACACGGATCCCTATGCCTCTCCGACTATACTCCGCTAAAAGCTTGACTGCTGTTTCGTTAACGGGATAGCCAGATGCTAGCAACTTCGCCATAAAAGCAGGATTTGCCTCAGGGAATATATGTAGAAGGCTTTTCAGTGTTGCCATCGGGCTTGACTTCTTTCGTGCTTATTTGTTTCGGTTTTGTTTCCTTGTCCGCGTACTTTGCAAAGGCGTAAATTTCCCAATCTGTCAATGGTCGAGAATTAGCCAAAAATGTGTCATACAATTGGTGGTACTTATACTTACTTTGCCTATTCATGCTGAAACTCTTCGGGCGAATCATCCTCTTCCGCTTTTGGCATACTGAGCAACTTGTCCTTCGTTCGTTGGGGACAAGCGCGTACCTTAAACTGGTGTCGCCTTCGGACCTTGGGTCCTTGTAGAAGGCATTGTGGTAGTAGTAGCCTGGCACACTCATCCATAGTCTTTTGCTCCATCTTCATCCGCAGCTTGGTCGCGTTGCACCTCATATGGCATAGCCGGCAGGTTCTCTATTGCATTTTTAAAGTCTTTAAAAGGGAGTGCTTGACGGCGTGCTTCCCTGCGAGGAGAATATCAGTATGCAGTgattttcaattatttttgGCTTACTGCTTACTGCTTACTTAATTTCTTCAATGGAGCCATTAAAGCCCGATTTTTGTCTCGGTGCGCGAAAATATCCGAGGCAGGGCCATCGCAGCGCAGGGCGGCCGATGCAAAGCTGTGGGAAGGTGGAGTAGGATATTGTTAGTTTAAGAATTTGGGCAGATACGATATCTTCTTTGTATATGTTTTTTTTGGCAATCATTTCCAACTTGTCATTTTCGTTTCTTACTTGCCATTTTTTAAGCCCCATTCTATATGATATTTTAAGCAGCAATTCAAAAATGCGTATCCAAGCATGAAGTGGACTTATCCCATAATGAAGATGCCGAGGATTTGGCTTAAAGGAATTTGTATCATAAGTTTCCATAAATTGTTTTGGGCCTGCACCACATATTGAACACAATTGGCAAGATTTTGTACCC
This region of Drosophila miranda strain MSH22 chromosome 2, D.miranda_PacBio2.1, whole genome shotgun sequence genomic DNA includes:
- the LOC108157052 gene encoding disheveled-associated activator of morphogenesis 1-A-like, with the protein product MKVKCTIWEWITEEGGDAKRKKETYEPSEHESPPKPPNFPPKPPNFPPKPNSPNSPPKPPNSPPPQTPSISPDHYIKRMPPTPKTPPKDDSGSDSEIGEWSGIVTPRHDVASVSSVRTVELIINVYGILLKAKCISLLKKVKEEPLTPGDRKIIRKAITAFYSEQNLKLTMSKFRQLVDEITELFPNEMTSNWTCGRQNRVNFYNNIQSKKYELKKKTKANRSSSNAPALTLCCHADKLTCSTCAEFTCTKCSASCNKCSQLICSSCEISKRALNLELLCNMCEKFQAPEGSKILLSCQQHISKVVPKETPNN